A segment of the Panicum hallii strain FIL2 chromosome 1, PHallii_v3.1, whole genome shotgun sequence genome:
ATAGTTAGAATCTTTTTTGTTGCAGTGTTCTTAGAATCTGATATTTTAAAAGTCAGATTTTATGGTGTTGTTAAAATTATACTTGTTTCAACGGTTTTCGCCCAAAAGAAAAATGCAACCGGCAAATTGTACTTGTTTCAAATTCATGTCCTGTGGGTTGACGCCACCCACGTCGGCGGGCGCGGGTGTCCTATCGCCGAGCGCTTGCCAAAAGGCAAGAGGCCAAAACCCACCTGGCCACCTCGCGCTCCCGCCCCAGAAAGGCCAGAACACCAGAAGCCCAGCGTAAAAATCTGCCGCAGCCCGCAGCAGAGGAAACACCGGGACGCAGCGCAACCGGCTACGAGCCCACCGGCACAGCTCGCGGACACCGCGCCGACAACGAGAAATCAAATGGCGCCGCTGTGCTCCGCTTCCCCGCGGCCGCTCGAAGCCCCAGGCCAGCCTCGCCGCGGCGCGCGCCCGCCGCGGACGGTCGCCGTGGCCGCGGGCGCCCGCGCCAGCGGCGCCGAGGCCCGCGCGTCGCTGGTGCTGGCCCTGGCCTCGCAGGCGCTCGCCgcgtcgcagcgccgcgccgccgacctcgccgccgagGCCGCCAAATACGCCTTCCCGTCCCGCCGCTTCGAGCCGCGCACCCTCGAGGAGGCCCTCATGTCTGGTCAGTGATTAATGCAAAATCAACAGCGCGACACCTTCTGCTCCCAAAATGGCCAAGTCGCTAGTGGTTTAGGGCTCGATTACTGAGTGAGATGCATGTGCCTTCTGCAGTTCCCGATCTCGAGACGGTCCCGTTCCGTGTCCTGAAGCGCGAGGCGGACTATGAGATTAGAGAAGTGGAGGTAATTGTTGTTATCAGTTTTCACCCAATGGTTAAAAATTGTGCATGAGTGGAAAAGGAACCCACTGTGATATGACAGTATCAGGTCCCCTGAGTAGCACTCTCTTTTGTTCTGAACTTTGATCAGTCATACTTCGTTGCTGAAACAACGATGCCTGGAAGATTTGGGTTTGATTTCAACGGATCATCTCAGTCATTCAACGTGCTGGCGTCTTATTTATTCGGTAAGGTATTTGCCACGTTTCCACCGTAGGTCAGAAGTTCCTTGTTCTATTGGTTAGTCTGAATTATAGGGGAAAATACACAAGGTTTTTTGTTGGGATGCTTGCTTGCAGAACGTAGCTTCTGAGCAAATGGAAATGACTACTCCTGTTATTACTCGGAAGGGTGAGCCCAGCAGTGAAACGATGGAAATGACAACCCCGGTGATAACAAAGAAGGTGTGCGCTGTATGCTTTTACATGTGCCTTTGTTTTTGAGTTGTATTTGTTTGGTGATTCAGGGTTATTTATTATTGGTTAGAAATTGATGAAGTTTACCTTTCCTTTAATTTTTTTCCACCTGCAGTCAGCTGGTGAAAATAAATGGAAGATGTCATTTGTGATGCCAGCGAAGTATGGTTCCAACTTGCCTCGCCCAAAAGATCCTTCTGTGACCATCAAAGAGGTGCCCAGCAAAATCGTAGCAGTTGCAGCATTTTCAGGTCCGTATTTAGTACTCCCTTTTCATATCCACAATCCATTTCATGATTGTAGATTTTACTTGTGCTCTGGTTGATTGAGAAGCTTTCTAATTTAAATTCAGAATTGAGCAGGTAATGTAAAGATGTTCTATGAACCTTTCCTTCTGCTGAATACTGAAGATCTTTTGCTGGAGAAATCATATTGTTAAATAATGAATCAGCCAAACATGTCTGTGGTGCCTTGCATTATCACTAACCATATGCTTTTATTCAATCAGGAAGTGATATAGAATGCTAGAACATAGAAGTTGTGATGTTCCCTCACATTCGAGAACACTAAAATGATCTGTATGATGGATTTCCTTTCATGGTAACACAAAAACAACcagttcttttttttaaaaaaaagtttTCAGATCAAAATGAGGTCTCCCTATTTACCATTGTTTTTACCTGAGACTCTGTAATGTGTTTTTGTTCAAAATATAATAAAAGCACACTCAACTCTACCATTTTACCTTCAAATTACTTCACTAGAGAAAGTCTTCACGGCCATAAGCACCTCGATTTGTTTTTTAATGTTctgaagctaaaatatggacACACTCTCCTAAATGAGTACATATCCCTTTTAACCTTTGTTGATTTTTAGGATATCATCACTTGCAAACTCGTAATTCGTAACTATACGGCAATGCAATCTTTATAAACCATGCTGCCACTGTCATGATCCATActgcttttctgttgaaacAGGTTTGGTTACGGATGATGACATAAGCAAGAGAGAGTCCAAATTGCGCGAATCTCTTCAGAAAGATACTGAATTTAGAGTGAAAGACGGTTCGGTGGTGGAAGTTGCACAGGTATAGCTTCTAATATTGTTATGAGCCTTATTTTGACCCAAAGCTTATACGAGGAATGTTATCAGAGCCTGATTCCCAGTTTTATGAATTGCAGTATAATCCTCCTTTCACACTTCCATTCACAAGGCGTAATGAAATAGCATTGGAGGTTAAGAGGAATGATATATCCTCCTGATGTCCTAGATTAACAAACAAATTGTTAGAATTTGAGAGTATATGCAAATGTCCATTGTCCCTGATGTATATATATACCATGTCTATGTTCCCTATTTTGTATATATGTAGACATATTGTTTATCACATGCATATCATACAGAATTGTAAATTGAAAGGATCTTCTAAGTTTATTTTAACTCTGGTCTCTTAATTTATTAGTGGTATGGTAGCATCAGTGCAGAAGTGGCCTATCTTATGATCCTTGCCATAAGGCAAATTTTGAATTGTAAACAAAAGCCTTTTTCTGGACATCCGGCTAAAATATGGGCttgtccttttctttctccatGTGTCATGCCTTTGACATTATATTGACGTGGAGTAACTTTTTCACCAGATTTAATAAGGGTGTCCATGAAATTGCCCGTATCAGTATGCAGCTCTTCGATGTCTGTATGTTGCTTCTTTGATCCAAACTCTGGATCTTATATAGATCTGATCTTTGTGCAGCACTGGGTGCAAAGGGGATACATTCTAACTGTTGAATGATTTATAGGTTTCTTGTTTTTAAATCATCCTGTGATTAAGGAGAATGATAAATGCTTTCAAGTTTAACCTTGTTAGTTTTTTACACTGAATTTCTGCTTTCCTGTCAACAGGGAAAGATAACTCTGCTTTTAAGTTTTTACAAGGGCCTGATTTATACATTGCCTGACAGGGACTATATGTAGCTTATATTCTTTTTAGGCAATCTGTGTGTGGCCTATCTTTTTTTAGCGAATATTGCTCAGTACAGCTGCAAAGTTCATTGGAAATTGCTATCCAATTTGAAAATCTCATCTGATCCCAGGTCCCACCAGTCATCCTCACATAATGATGTTTTCCAATTTTATCTCTTTATGATGTCACTGAATTGTCTTCTCCTTTCAACTTCTTATTACATAGGTGTGTGGCATATCTATTGAGAACATTGCCCACTTTGCTATATCTATTAAGAACATTCATCAAATATCTCAGATTGGTTTTGTAGATGCATTTGTCAGCAGTTTTGCCTTCACCAGTCATTAGTACACTTAGGATGCTTTTCTCTCCGGAAATATCAGTCATGTGTATGATACTCTCGTAGTTTGAGTTGTGACCACTTcctttttgtttgtttgtatgtgagAGCATAATGTGGTGTAGCTGTCAACATTGTTGATATCAATTTCTAAGCAAGCAAAATATGCCTTCATTGTTTTCATCATTGCATAGTGGTATATTTATAGCTACTAAGATTGTCTTGTTTTTATGTCTGGTGGAAAGTTACCTTCTGATTAAGCTGACGTTAGACTAGCCTGAGAAATTTATGTAAATCATCTGAGATGCTACAAGATGTATCTTGCTATTTCAACTAAGCAAAGGGCGACAGCACTTTGTTGGTGCCAAAACATCAAGCCATTGAATTGGTCCACTTATTATATCAACAGGTAGGAGGAAGCTGGCATATACAACTCTATTAAGCTTCCTATATATTTGTGCGCTCTGCTTGTGGTTGGAGTGCTTGTTGTTTTATGGTTCTCTGCATCTATTGGTAGGATACCAGGAGTTAACAGAGGACAAAGGGATAGATGGCGACTGCCCAGAAAAGTGCTTTCTATGTTGCCTTGGTGTGCGCTTGCTTCCTTCTGAACCATGCATGTGACCATGGTACGTGCTCTATTTGTCCTGCATTCTCATAAACAGCATCATAACAAAAAAGTGTCATTTTGCAGATAGTCCATTATTTATCTGTGGTATAGTGCTTGATATATTGTGAATAATCCATGTGACAGCAGCACAAGTCTCATACCGCGTTGTTTTTTTTAAAGCTAGCTAGTCGTTCTAGTGTTCATCTGCCTTTATGGTAATCTTGGCGACCTTGTTGAGTGATCATGTGCAATGTTCAATGTTAAAGCTGCAACCGTCCTTGCTACTGTTTGTAGTTTCATCCCTTTTCATTTCATAGGGACATTTTCAGAGGAAATCATTAAGAACAATAATTTAACTAAAAGAACTCAAAAGAGGGGGAGAAAGAGCTTGGTGGCTCATTTTGAAATTGCTCCACTACATTCGTTTTTCTTTCAAAATCAAAGTTAGCTGATTTTGAGTGGAAGTCACTTCAGGCTCCGCTCATTAGGTTCAGTTTGATGTTGGGTGTCAAACAATACAGGAAACTACAATAAATAAAAATAACAAAATTCAAGGAAAGCTTGAGAAAAAGTTGAACTGGATCGTTATCTACCCCATAGTGATGATAGCCAATAAAAATGGTTGGTAAAAGTAAATTCACACAGATCAGAAAAATAGGAGAAAACTATAAAAATCAGAAGAGCATGTTTCTCACTTGTGCTCATAGAATTTGCATGAAAAGCCTAAGAACCTAACGAGTTGTTGCGGTTGATATCTGATGAGAGACTATTTTTTGACTTGAAGCAGATAGTTTGAGATTTGGTTACAGTGGGAGTACTGGTCCAAACTATTGGGGGAGCTTAAGCCCTAATTTCACACTTTGCTCAAAAGGAATCAACCAATCTCCGATTGACATTGTGAAACACGAAGCCGTCTACAACCCACAGCTGGAGCCGCTTGAAAGGGATTATACTGCTACAAATGCAACTATTGTTGACAATGTCTTCAACATTGCGGTTTGTTCTGAACCAAATTGTTATTTTTAATTGTGTCAACAAACTAAAATACATACACACAACCATTGGTGAATCCTTACTATGGAAACATATTATTTTAGTTTTGTGGTTGATATCGATATCCCTTTGTGCTATTCCTTCTGCATGTTATTGTGTTTTCTTCTCAGTAGCGCATAAGGATTTGATCTCCACTGAGGAACTGTAGTCTTTTACATACGTTAGGAAAAACTATATCTTCAAAACCAATAGACAAGAAATTGCGATAGGATTTGTTCACCTTTGTACATGTCATTTGTCAATTCTATATTGTGGATTTTTCAATTTGAATCATTTGATGCACGTAAGTTGAATGATGCAGCTGCGTTACAATGACACTGCTGAGACCGTGAAGGTGGGTGGGATAAAGTATAAGCTGAAGCAATTGCATTGGCATTCACCCTCAGAGCACACCATCAATGGCGAAAGGTTGCATTTACACCCTGATGGAGTTGTACATTGTGGATTATCTGCTGTCCTAAGTGTATGCACCCATGCCTTACTCTGAGTCCATGATAGGTTTGCAATGGAGCTCCACATGGTTCACTTCACTGAAGACGGCAACATTACTGTTATTGCAATCCTTTATCGATATGGCAAACCAGACCCTTTCCTTTTCCAGGTAAATCTTTGTGATAGGAACATGGACTGGCTATATCATTTATCATCTTGCAGGATATCAAATAGTGAGAGTATAAACTGTAGTAAAGGGGAGACTAATCTGAGCATTTACCTGAGTAGGAGCAATATATTATTTCCATCATGTGGTGGACTAGCTTGTAAATGATTTACCATTTGCATCTGAACTGGATGAGCTTTTGGTGTAGTTGCATGATTGGTGTTAGATGATATATTTTGTGTGACTCAGATAAAGGAGCAGCTGGCTGAATTACATGCGGAGGGCTGCAAGGCTGAGAAAGGCGATCCTTTCCCTGTTGGAGTGGTGGACATGACAGAACTGAAGCAGGGTGGAGATAGATACTACAGATATGTTGGATCCCTCTCTGCACCTCCATGCATCGAGAATGTGATCTGGAACGTCCTTGCTGAGGTAACCCATGTCCTGTAGACCTGTGAAGAGAATTTATGCTCTGAAAATTACGGATGCCTTCACACTTACAGGTAAGAGAAATGAGCAAGGAACAAGCTGCTGATCTGATGGCCCCTTTGGAGGGGAGTTACAGGCACAACTCCAGACCCTTACAGCCACTGAATGGTCGCATGGTTCAGCTCTATGACAAGTCTCTGAAAATCCGAAAAGTGATGTAGCCTCTGCAGCCGGATCTACTAATGATAATGCATTGGTTCGTTGCAAACCCTGAACACCAAATAACGTGTAAATCAACATGATTGGCTGGAAGCCTGTAACCTGTAACCGCCATTGTCATCATTTAATCCTCTGTTCCGCCATTAGTTCTATTTTCAGCAGTCAGTCTTGGCACTTGTTAGTgcgaagttcattgatttgatgcCTATTCAAAAGTGCTCTGTTACATTAAACCAAAGTACTTTTTCTTGGGCTGTTTGGCCGGGGTTTGTGGTCCACTTTTCTCCTTTTGACTCTGTATTTTAACTCACTCTGTCCCTATTAATTGAAAAGTAGAGCTCCTGCCCGGTGCCCAGTCCATTCCAAAAAAAATTAAACCAAATTACCAGTTTAATTTGATTTTGTTGTGGAGCATTATGGCCGAGAGCAGTAAATGCAAAGAGAAGATAATTAAACCATGGCCCATTGGAGAAATAAAGTTCAAAAAGTTGAAGAAAGTGGATAGCTCggctcaacaaaagcaaaaaacCAACAACTAAAGGGCCCATCCGGGTTCGAACCGGAGACCTATCGATCTGCAGTCGATTGCTCTACCACTGAGCTATGGACCCTTGCGTGTTAGGTTATATTCCCAATTCAATTCCCCATCTTCTACCGGAATGGTCTATGCCTAAATTTACATCGAGTTCTatccaaattttatttaaaaaaAATTTATTGAACGGTCAAACAAGTGAATCCCATTAAAAATTCACCCATTTCAGTGGCAACCAAAATATTTCGCGTTTTGAATCCGAGAACCCtgagatagatagatagatagatagaccTTGACGGACGGATCAGAAACCTCCATCACTAAATAACTAAGCATGTAATATTGGCCAAAGCCCACATGTTATTATGCACACTAGTTCGTGGGAATCCTCGATTGGATATGTCGTGCCTCACATGCATTAATCAGTgctaaaataaaataattaaaTTAATGGATGATGCATATCTATCCATGGAGGCTGCCTGCACGTACTATATAAATCGATGTGATTCTGATGTATCGGCGCGCAACTAACTCACCCTGCACATACACTAGCTATACGTACTCACAACGTATATAGTAATCCTACTAGGTAGCTAGTAGGTCGAGCTGGTGGCATGGCCGCTGCAAGGACGACCTCCTCGGCGCTCCTCCTCTTCGCGGCGgccgtcgtcgtcctcgccgcCCAGCGCCGACCTGGTGTCCCAGGCGTGCACGAACGCGGCGCGGCACTTCTGCCGCCTGCAGCTGAGCAAGGACTCTTGCGTGTCGGCGCTCCGGTCGGACGAGCGGAGCGCCGCGGCCAGGGACCTGCGCGACCTGGCGCTGGTGGCCGTTGACCTCGTCAGGGCCTCCGatccggcggcggccgcggacgccgcgatcttggccgcggcggcgcggacacGGAGCGCAGCCTCCAGTACTGCCGGGTGGACTACGACGACATGGCGCGCACGGTGCCCGACTGCCGCCGCCTGGTGTCGCGGTACGATGCCGCCGAGGTGGAGGCCGACGGCGGCTGGCCGTCGGCACAGTACTACTTCGGCTGCGTGGACAGGCTGCGGGACGCGGCCGTCGGATGCTGGGACCAGGTCAGGAACTGGGCCGAGCTCAAGAAGGCGGTCGGGAAGGAGGTCCGCGACGTCGTCCAACGAGCCAACGTCGCCAAGCTCATACAGGAGCAAATGCTGGGAATGGAGAACCCCTTCGAATCACTGCATGATTAATTAATTTTAATCATGATTATAATATGAAGTTGGCAGCAATAAATAACACAAGCTTACTGCTACTATTAGCTAAGTATAGCTTAGCTTGTACTGGTAAGGAAGAAATCTCTGTCGTCAATGCAATGCAATCAGATCGATTTGCTGTGTGCATCAGTCTTGATCATCTTGACTGACTGGCTAGGGAGCTCATCAGATGCATGTGGCCCTCGTACTTATTTTTAGGGTAGTTTCAGTTCATACTTTTATAGCACAGTTATCAAAACTGAGAACTGCGTAACTGTAGGGACAAAACTCCTCTCTCATCCCATAAAACTctcttcttctctcttctcATCATATTAGCAAAATTGATGATGTAGTATAGAATTTAATGCCATTAAACTCTCCATAAAACCCACATTAATACTGGCCTTAATACGTATGTACGTTATTACTGATATCAAACAATTAAAGGTAAGGCCATACTAACGGGAACGAACCTGTGCATGTCTGCAAAGTGACATTAATGTAAGAAAAGAGATGGGACATATCCAGCTTTGCTAGGTATTGCCTCCATTCTAAATTACAATTTATTTTGATTTCTCTAGATAAATATATTTTACTATATACATGTACATTATATCTATATACATAATAAAAACTATATATAAAAGAatcaaaataaattataattcaAGACGGAGAGAGTAAGAATAAGGTGATGATATATAGACATATTAATAAGTGGGGCAAATCCTCCGCTTGGATATCCATCAATTGTGagtcgatatatatatatatatataaactctATATGCACAACTAAATTTATTTTTGAACCTAATAAGCTCTAACCTTGACACACCGAGCCCGAGATCTATGTATCTTCAGGATAATAAAACACTATTATCCTAATAAACATGCTTCTacaattaaatttaaaatacagTAATAAGCTCTTGGATAGGAAATGAGTATTCAtacattaattaattaattaattaattaatatgTGGTGCAAATCCTTTGCTTGAATATCGGCTTGAATATCGATCGTAAGTCGATGCATATGCATGCTTCTACAATTAAAATTTAAATGTAAGCTATAGTTTTGGATATCCAGCCCAAGTTGTATCTTTAGGATGATACTATTATGGGTGCGTTGGTttagctgtgagctgtgaaaaagctgctgtgaactGTTTGCTGTATAAAAGCTGCTGTGGGCTGATAGCTGTGAAAAAGCTAAAAGTCGTTTGGTTCACCCTGCTTTGAGAAAGCTGTTGTAATACCTTGAAACCCTGATATACTATATTTATACTCAAAATAATCGCAGTACATAGATTGTTCGTTTTGCATGACTTCTCAGTGACTAATTTGAAGttcaaaaaaaataactaaaacATGAGACATAC
Coding sequences within it:
- the LOC112884279 gene encoding heme-binding-like protein At3g10130, chloroplastic → MAPLCSASPRPLEAPGQPRRGARPPRTVAVAAGARASGAEARASLVLALASQALAASQRRAADLAAEAAKYAFPSRRFEPRTLEEALMSVPDLETVPFRVLKREADYEIREVESYFVAETTMPGRFGFDFNGSSQSFNVLASYLFGKNVASEQMEMTTPVITRKGEPSSETMEMTTPVITKKSAGENKWKMSFVMPAKYGSNLPRPKDPSVTIKEVPSKIVAVAAFSGLVTDDDISKRESKLRESLQKDTEFRVKDGSVVEVAQYNPPFTLPFTRRNEIALEVKRNDISS
- the LOC112884371 gene encoding alpha carbonic anhydrase 1, chloroplastic-like, which gives rise to MATAQKSAFYVALVCACFLLNHACDHDSLRFGYSGSTGPNYWGSLSPNFTLCSKGINQSPIDIVKHEAVYNPQLEPLERDYTATNATIVDNVFNIALRYNDTAETVKVGGIKYKLKQLHWHSPSEHTINGERFAMELHMVHFTEDGNITVIAILYRYGKPDPFLFQIKEQLAELHAEGCKAEKGDPFPVGVVDMTELKQGGDRYYRYVGSLSAPPCIENVIWNVLAEVREMSKEQAADLMAPLEGSYRHNSRPLQPLNGRMVQLYDKSLKIRKVM